A window from Theobroma cacao cultivar B97-61/B2 chromosome 3, Criollo_cocoa_genome_V2, whole genome shotgun sequence encodes these proteins:
- the LOC18605820 gene encoding general transcription factor 3C polypeptide 5 isoform X1 yields the protein MGVIKEGRVSGTLPNDESFAVHFPGYPKTTARAIETLGGTEGILRARSSQSNKLELHFRPEDPYSRPAFGELRPCNNLLLKISKKKSADGQSAEASSKVRECSTSGATDSENPKQPSQAEVQISEQEQTNLCADIVSRVSEAYHFDGMADYQHVLAVHADAARKRKRNWAEAEEPPFEKGGFMDVDQEDVMMILPPLFSPKDMPENIVLRPSTILSSKKKQEGVAQNTAEVDLEPGLAIDFNIKEIPKKVNWEELITRGSEQWEWQMIVSKLFDEQPIWPKESVTERLLDKGLKFSHLMLKRLLLGVAYYFSNGPFLRFWIKKGYDPRKDPDSRIYQRTEFRVPEPLRSYSDANTAKKLKHKWEDLCSFRVFPYKCQSFLQLFELDDDYIQQEIRKPPKLATCDGGCLWGVVIGVVGDLGWFSECVLDCLRLRVAVRFLSVYPKDGAESIRKSYSDEFEKLKRSCIYKDVFNSHQQEIRRTNRELIGDEDKERPKSSDNEEDEIDADDDEELDVYETLNLGGEDDEIPLQPDTYLDMENNSRTYLQELFGSFPSVVGGDAIQAADISDGEYQIYEQFSDNNYSDDDDDDDDNDS from the exons ATGGGAGTGATAAAAGAGGGCAGAGTCTCCGGCACGTTGCCGAACGACGAGTCGTTTGCCGTGCACTTCCCGGGTTATCCTAAAACGACGGCTCGCGCCATCGAGACTCTTGGAGGAACCGAGGGGATCCTCAGG GCTCGTAGTTCACAGTCAAACAAATTGGAGCTCCATTTCCGGCCAGAAGATCCCTATTCGCGTCCTGCATTTGGGGAGCTTCGTCCCTGCAACAATTTGCTGCTTAAAATATCTAAGAAGAAGTCCGCTGATGGCCAAAGTGCCGAAGCTTCCAGTAAAGTACGAGAGTGTTCGACATCAGGAGCAACTGATTCCGAAAATCCGAAACAGCCATCTCAAGCTGAAGTGCAGATATCGGAACAAGAACAAACGAACCTTTGTGCTGATATTGTTTCTCGTGTTTCAGAGGCTTATCACTTTGATG GAATGGCTGATTATCAGCATGTTCTCGCCGTTCATGCGGATGCTGCcaggaagagaaagagaaactgGGCGGAAGCAGAGGAGCCACCCTTTG AAAAAGGTGGGTTCATGGATGTTGATCAGGAGGatgtgatgatgatattgcccccGCTCTTTTCACCCAAGGATATGCCGGAGAATATAGT GTTAAGACCATCAACCATCTTAAgttcaaaaaagaaacaagaggGAGTTGCACAAAATACTGCTGAG GTTGATCTAGAGCCAGGCCTTGCAATTGATTTCAACATTAAAG AGATTCCTAAGAAAGTGAATTGGGAGGAACTTATAACTCGAGGCTCAGAGCAGTGGGAGTGGCAGATGATTGTATCTAAACTCTTTGATGAACAACCTATATGGCCCAAGGAATCTGTGACTGAGCGCTTGCTTGATAAAGGTCTAAAATTTAGCCATTTGATGCTTAAAAG GCTTCTACTTGGGGTCGCTTACTACTTTTCAAATGGACCATTTCTGAGGTTCTGGATCAAAAAGGGATATGATCCTCGCAAAGATCCTGATTCTCGCAT ATATCAGAGAACTGAATTTCGTGTACCTGAACCATTGAGGAGCTATTCTGATGCTAACACAGCTAAAAA ATTGAAGCATAAGTGGGAAGATTTATGTTCGTTTCGAGTATTTCCTTACAAATGCCAGTCATTTTTACAACTATTTGAACTTGATGATGATTACATTCAACAAGAGATAAGAAAGCCTCCAAAGCTAGCAACATGCGAC GGGGGATGTCTGTGGGGTGTGGTTATCGGAGTCGTAGGTGATTTAG GATGGTTCTCAGAGTGTGTGCTTGATTGCCTGAGACTTCGTGTAGCAGTGAGGTTCTTGTCAGTATATCCCAAAGATGGTGCAGAAAGCATACGGAAATCTTACtctgatgaatttgagaagttaaAGAGGTCATGCATTTACAAGGATGTCTTCAACTCTCATCAACAGGAGATCCGGCGAACTAATAGAG AGCTTATAGGTGATGAAGATAAAGAGAGGCCCAAAAGTTCTGATAACGAGGAAGATGAAATTGacgctgatgatgatgaggaatTGGATGTGTATGAGACGCTTAATCTG GGTGGTGAGGATGATGAAATCCCTCTGCAACCAGATACAT ATTTAGATATGGAAAACAACTCAAGGACATATTTGCAAGAGCTTTTTGGCAGCTTCCCATCTGTTGTTGGTGGTGATGCAATACAAGCTGCAGACATTAGTGATGGAGAATATCAAATATATGAGCAATTTAGTGATAATAACTACtccgatgatgatgatgatgacgaCGACAATGACAGCTGA
- the LOC18605821 gene encoding outer envelope pore protein 37, chloroplastic, with the protein MLEPSAQNPNYLIPPLSPLPPSPPPPPPLEPSPPSSTPTKHSHLFSLLSKRPSLRVTSEFDSDSRIFFHKVSCKLFDNLAKLKLSFVNNSKREISDPQLALTSKYLSIHYDPEEQNALIKSSFDVGPMLHFNAAHDVKAQQGEVAMVANLADPSYAVEVSSPVPYVGLPKATIRFPMGEVTLEEREEEEVPKTLSINGILKGPILNGVCAAHYKDEELKLRYSYKDGAMSFIPSISLPSNALSYAFKRRFSPSDKLSYWYNLDSDYWSAVYKHTYDKDFKFKAGYDSEVRLGWASLWVGDENGKAKTAPMKMKVQFMLQVPQDDIKSSVLMFRVKKRWDIL; encoded by the exons ATGCTGGAACCATCTGCTCAGAACCCCAATTACCTAATCCCGCCACTCTCGCCGCTACCACCCTCGCCGCCTCCACCGCCGCCGCTAGAGCCGTCGCCACCATCTTCAACACCCACCAAGCACAGTCATTTATTCTCTTTACTCTCAAAAAGACCTTCCCTCAGGGTGACTTCAGAGTTTGACAGTGACAGCCGCATATTCTTCCACAAGGTATCGTGTAAGCTGTTTGACAACCTTGCCAAGCTTAAACTCTCGTTCGTCAACAACAGCAAACGCGAGATCTCGGACCCCCAATTGGCGTTAACTTCAAAGTACTTATCTATCCACTACGATCCTGAAGAACAAAATGCCCTCATCAAGAGCTCCTTCGATGTCGGTCCTATGTTGCATTTCAATGCTGCCCATGATGTCAAG GCACAACAAGGTGAGGTGGCAATGGTTGCAAATCTTGCTGATCCCAGCTATGCTGTTGAAGTATCATCTCCTGTTCCATATGTTGGTTTG CCCAAAGCAACAATTAGATTCCCTATGGGTGAAGTCACATTAGAGGAGAGAGAAGAGGAGGAAGTGCCGAAAACGTTGTCAATAAATGGAATTCTTAAAGGTCCAATTTTGAATGGGGTCTGTGCTGCTCATTACAAGGATGAGGAGCTGAAACTAAGATACTCATATAAG GATGGGGCAATGTCATTTATTCCTAGCATTTCACTGCCATCAAATGCTTTATCATATGCATTCAAGCGACGTTTCAGTCCATCTGATAAATTGAG CTACTGGTACAATCTTGATTCAGACTATTGGAGTGCTGTGTACAAGCACACATATGACAAAGACTTCAAATTCAAAGCTGGCTATGATTCAGAGGTTCGTCTCGGCTGGGCTTCTCTATGG GTTGGAGATGAAAACGGCAAGGCAAAGACAGCCCCAATGAAGATGAAAGTCCAGTTTATGCTCCAGGTACCCCAGGATGACATTAAGTCATCAGTGTTAATGTTCCGTGTTAAAAAGAGGTGGGATATATTGTAG
- the LOC18605820 gene encoding general transcription factor 3C polypeptide 5 isoform X4, giving the protein MGVIKEGRVSGTLPNDESFAVHFPGYPKTTARAIETLGGTEGILRARSSQSNKLELHFRPEDPYSRPAFGELRPCNNLLLKISKKKSADGQSAEASSKVRECSTSGATDSENPKQPSQAEVQISEQEQTNLCADIVSRVSEAYHFDGMADYQHVLAVHADAARKRKRNWAEAEEPPFEKGGFMDVDQEDVMMILPPLFSPKDMPENIVLRPSTILSSKKKQEGVAQNTAEVDLEPGLAIDFNIKEIPKKVNWEELITRGSEQWEWQMIVSKLFDEQPIWPKESVTERLLDKGLKFSHLMLKRLLLGVAYYFSNGPFLRFWIKKGYDPRKDPDSRIYQRTEFRVPEPLRSYSDANTAKKLKHKWEDLCSFRVFPYKCQSFLQLFELDDDYIQQEIRKPPKLATCDSKTGWFSECVLDCLRLRVAVRFLSVYPKDGAESIRKSYSDEFEKLKRSCIYKDVFNSHQQEIRRTNRGDEDKERPKSSDNEEDEIDADDDEELDVYETLNLGGEDDEIPLQPDTYLDMENNSRTYLQELFGSFPSVVGGDAIQAADISDGEYQIYEQFSDNNYSDDDDDDDDNDS; this is encoded by the exons ATGGGAGTGATAAAAGAGGGCAGAGTCTCCGGCACGTTGCCGAACGACGAGTCGTTTGCCGTGCACTTCCCGGGTTATCCTAAAACGACGGCTCGCGCCATCGAGACTCTTGGAGGAACCGAGGGGATCCTCAGG GCTCGTAGTTCACAGTCAAACAAATTGGAGCTCCATTTCCGGCCAGAAGATCCCTATTCGCGTCCTGCATTTGGGGAGCTTCGTCCCTGCAACAATTTGCTGCTTAAAATATCTAAGAAGAAGTCCGCTGATGGCCAAAGTGCCGAAGCTTCCAGTAAAGTACGAGAGTGTTCGACATCAGGAGCAACTGATTCCGAAAATCCGAAACAGCCATCTCAAGCTGAAGTGCAGATATCGGAACAAGAACAAACGAACCTTTGTGCTGATATTGTTTCTCGTGTTTCAGAGGCTTATCACTTTGATG GAATGGCTGATTATCAGCATGTTCTCGCCGTTCATGCGGATGCTGCcaggaagagaaagagaaactgGGCGGAAGCAGAGGAGCCACCCTTTG AAAAAGGTGGGTTCATGGATGTTGATCAGGAGGatgtgatgatgatattgcccccGCTCTTTTCACCCAAGGATATGCCGGAGAATATAGT GTTAAGACCATCAACCATCTTAAgttcaaaaaagaaacaagaggGAGTTGCACAAAATACTGCTGAG GTTGATCTAGAGCCAGGCCTTGCAATTGATTTCAACATTAAAG AGATTCCTAAGAAAGTGAATTGGGAGGAACTTATAACTCGAGGCTCAGAGCAGTGGGAGTGGCAGATGATTGTATCTAAACTCTTTGATGAACAACCTATATGGCCCAAGGAATCTGTGACTGAGCGCTTGCTTGATAAAGGTCTAAAATTTAGCCATTTGATGCTTAAAAG GCTTCTACTTGGGGTCGCTTACTACTTTTCAAATGGACCATTTCTGAGGTTCTGGATCAAAAAGGGATATGATCCTCGCAAAGATCCTGATTCTCGCAT ATATCAGAGAACTGAATTTCGTGTACCTGAACCATTGAGGAGCTATTCTGATGCTAACACAGCTAAAAA ATTGAAGCATAAGTGGGAAGATTTATGTTCGTTTCGAGTATTTCCTTACAAATGCCAGTCATTTTTACAACTATTTGAACTTGATGATGATTACATTCAACAAGAGATAAGAAAGCCTCCAAAGCTAGCAACATGCGAC TCTAAAACAGGATGGTTCTCAGAGTGTGTGCTTGATTGCCTGAGACTTCGTGTAGCAGTGAGGTTCTTGTCAGTATATCCCAAAGATGGTGCAGAAAGCATACGGAAATCTTACtctgatgaatttgagaagttaaAGAGGTCATGCATTTACAAGGATGTCTTCAACTCTCATCAACAGGAGATCCGGCGAACTAATAGAG GTGATGAAGATAAAGAGAGGCCCAAAAGTTCTGATAACGAGGAAGATGAAATTGacgctgatgatgatgaggaatTGGATGTGTATGAGACGCTTAATCTG GGTGGTGAGGATGATGAAATCCCTCTGCAACCAGATACAT ATTTAGATATGGAAAACAACTCAAGGACATATTTGCAAGAGCTTTTTGGCAGCTTCCCATCTGTTGTTGGTGGTGATGCAATACAAGCTGCAGACATTAGTGATGGAGAATATCAAATATATGAGCAATTTAGTGATAATAACTACtccgatgatgatgatgatgacgaCGACAATGACAGCTGA
- the LOC18605820 gene encoding general transcription factor 3C polypeptide 5 isoform X2: MGVIKEGRVSGTLPNDESFAVHFPGYPKTTARAIETLGGTEGILRARSSQSNKLELHFRPEDPYSRPAFGELRPCNNLLLKISKKKSADGQSAEASSKVRECSTSGATDSENPKQPSQAEVQISEQEQTNLCADIVSRVSEAYHFDGMADYQHVLAVHADAARKRKRNWAEAEEPPFEKGGFMDVDQEDVMMILPPLFSPKDMPENIVLRPSTILSSKKKQEGVAQNTAEVDLEPGLAIDFNIKEIPKKVNWEELITRGSEQWEWQMIVSKLFDEQPIWPKESVTERLLDKGLKFSHLMLKRLLLGVAYYFSNGPFLRFWIKKGYDPRKDPDSRIYQRTEFRVPEPLRSYSDANTAKKLKHKWEDLCSFRVFPYKCQSFLQLFELDDDYIQQEIRKPPKLATCDGGCLWGVVIGVVGDLGWFSECVLDCLRLRVAVRFLSVYPKDGAESIRKSYSDEFEKLKRSCIYKDVFNSHQQEIRRTNRGDEDKERPKSSDNEEDEIDADDDEELDVYETLNLGGEDDEIPLQPDTYLDMENNSRTYLQELFGSFPSVVGGDAIQAADISDGEYQIYEQFSDNNYSDDDDDDDDNDS; this comes from the exons ATGGGAGTGATAAAAGAGGGCAGAGTCTCCGGCACGTTGCCGAACGACGAGTCGTTTGCCGTGCACTTCCCGGGTTATCCTAAAACGACGGCTCGCGCCATCGAGACTCTTGGAGGAACCGAGGGGATCCTCAGG GCTCGTAGTTCACAGTCAAACAAATTGGAGCTCCATTTCCGGCCAGAAGATCCCTATTCGCGTCCTGCATTTGGGGAGCTTCGTCCCTGCAACAATTTGCTGCTTAAAATATCTAAGAAGAAGTCCGCTGATGGCCAAAGTGCCGAAGCTTCCAGTAAAGTACGAGAGTGTTCGACATCAGGAGCAACTGATTCCGAAAATCCGAAACAGCCATCTCAAGCTGAAGTGCAGATATCGGAACAAGAACAAACGAACCTTTGTGCTGATATTGTTTCTCGTGTTTCAGAGGCTTATCACTTTGATG GAATGGCTGATTATCAGCATGTTCTCGCCGTTCATGCGGATGCTGCcaggaagagaaagagaaactgGGCGGAAGCAGAGGAGCCACCCTTTG AAAAAGGTGGGTTCATGGATGTTGATCAGGAGGatgtgatgatgatattgcccccGCTCTTTTCACCCAAGGATATGCCGGAGAATATAGT GTTAAGACCATCAACCATCTTAAgttcaaaaaagaaacaagaggGAGTTGCACAAAATACTGCTGAG GTTGATCTAGAGCCAGGCCTTGCAATTGATTTCAACATTAAAG AGATTCCTAAGAAAGTGAATTGGGAGGAACTTATAACTCGAGGCTCAGAGCAGTGGGAGTGGCAGATGATTGTATCTAAACTCTTTGATGAACAACCTATATGGCCCAAGGAATCTGTGACTGAGCGCTTGCTTGATAAAGGTCTAAAATTTAGCCATTTGATGCTTAAAAG GCTTCTACTTGGGGTCGCTTACTACTTTTCAAATGGACCATTTCTGAGGTTCTGGATCAAAAAGGGATATGATCCTCGCAAAGATCCTGATTCTCGCAT ATATCAGAGAACTGAATTTCGTGTACCTGAACCATTGAGGAGCTATTCTGATGCTAACACAGCTAAAAA ATTGAAGCATAAGTGGGAAGATTTATGTTCGTTTCGAGTATTTCCTTACAAATGCCAGTCATTTTTACAACTATTTGAACTTGATGATGATTACATTCAACAAGAGATAAGAAAGCCTCCAAAGCTAGCAACATGCGAC GGGGGATGTCTGTGGGGTGTGGTTATCGGAGTCGTAGGTGATTTAG GATGGTTCTCAGAGTGTGTGCTTGATTGCCTGAGACTTCGTGTAGCAGTGAGGTTCTTGTCAGTATATCCCAAAGATGGTGCAGAAAGCATACGGAAATCTTACtctgatgaatttgagaagttaaAGAGGTCATGCATTTACAAGGATGTCTTCAACTCTCATCAACAGGAGATCCGGCGAACTAATAGAG GTGATGAAGATAAAGAGAGGCCCAAAAGTTCTGATAACGAGGAAGATGAAATTGacgctgatgatgatgaggaatTGGATGTGTATGAGACGCTTAATCTG GGTGGTGAGGATGATGAAATCCCTCTGCAACCAGATACAT ATTTAGATATGGAAAACAACTCAAGGACATATTTGCAAGAGCTTTTTGGCAGCTTCCCATCTGTTGTTGGTGGTGATGCAATACAAGCTGCAGACATTAGTGATGGAGAATATCAAATATATGAGCAATTTAGTGATAATAACTACtccgatgatgatgatgatgacgaCGACAATGACAGCTGA
- the LOC18605820 gene encoding general transcription factor 3C polypeptide 5 isoform X3, whose product MGVIKEGRVSGTLPNDESFAVHFPGYPKTTARAIETLGGTEGILRARSSQSNKLELHFRPEDPYSRPAFGELRPCNNLLLKISKKKSADGQSAEASSKVRECSTSGATDSENPKQPSQAEVQISEQEQTNLCADIVSRVSEAYHFDGMADYQHVLAVHADAARKRKRNWAEAEEPPFEKGGFMDVDQEDVMMILPPLFSPKDMPENIVLRPSTILSSKKKQEGVAQNTAEVDLEPGLAIDFNIKEIPKKVNWEELITRGSEQWEWQMIVSKLFDEQPIWPKESVTERLLDKGLKFSHLMLKRLLLGVAYYFSNGPFLRFWIKKGYDPRKDPDSRIYQRTEFRVPEPLRSYSDANTAKKLKHKWEDLCSFRVFPYKCQSFLQLFELDDDYIQQEIRKPPKLATCDSKTGWFSECVLDCLRLRVAVRFLSVYPKDGAESIRKSYSDEFEKLKRSCIYKDVFNSHQQEIRRTNRELIGDEDKERPKSSDNEEDEIDADDDEELDVYETLNLGGEDDEIPLQPDTYLDMENNSRTYLQELFGSFPSVVGGDAIQAADISDGEYQIYEQFSDNNYSDDDDDDDDNDS is encoded by the exons ATGGGAGTGATAAAAGAGGGCAGAGTCTCCGGCACGTTGCCGAACGACGAGTCGTTTGCCGTGCACTTCCCGGGTTATCCTAAAACGACGGCTCGCGCCATCGAGACTCTTGGAGGAACCGAGGGGATCCTCAGG GCTCGTAGTTCACAGTCAAACAAATTGGAGCTCCATTTCCGGCCAGAAGATCCCTATTCGCGTCCTGCATTTGGGGAGCTTCGTCCCTGCAACAATTTGCTGCTTAAAATATCTAAGAAGAAGTCCGCTGATGGCCAAAGTGCCGAAGCTTCCAGTAAAGTACGAGAGTGTTCGACATCAGGAGCAACTGATTCCGAAAATCCGAAACAGCCATCTCAAGCTGAAGTGCAGATATCGGAACAAGAACAAACGAACCTTTGTGCTGATATTGTTTCTCGTGTTTCAGAGGCTTATCACTTTGATG GAATGGCTGATTATCAGCATGTTCTCGCCGTTCATGCGGATGCTGCcaggaagagaaagagaaactgGGCGGAAGCAGAGGAGCCACCCTTTG AAAAAGGTGGGTTCATGGATGTTGATCAGGAGGatgtgatgatgatattgcccccGCTCTTTTCACCCAAGGATATGCCGGAGAATATAGT GTTAAGACCATCAACCATCTTAAgttcaaaaaagaaacaagaggGAGTTGCACAAAATACTGCTGAG GTTGATCTAGAGCCAGGCCTTGCAATTGATTTCAACATTAAAG AGATTCCTAAGAAAGTGAATTGGGAGGAACTTATAACTCGAGGCTCAGAGCAGTGGGAGTGGCAGATGATTGTATCTAAACTCTTTGATGAACAACCTATATGGCCCAAGGAATCTGTGACTGAGCGCTTGCTTGATAAAGGTCTAAAATTTAGCCATTTGATGCTTAAAAG GCTTCTACTTGGGGTCGCTTACTACTTTTCAAATGGACCATTTCTGAGGTTCTGGATCAAAAAGGGATATGATCCTCGCAAAGATCCTGATTCTCGCAT ATATCAGAGAACTGAATTTCGTGTACCTGAACCATTGAGGAGCTATTCTGATGCTAACACAGCTAAAAA ATTGAAGCATAAGTGGGAAGATTTATGTTCGTTTCGAGTATTTCCTTACAAATGCCAGTCATTTTTACAACTATTTGAACTTGATGATGATTACATTCAACAAGAGATAAGAAAGCCTCCAAAGCTAGCAACATGCGAC TCTAAAACAGGATGGTTCTCAGAGTGTGTGCTTGATTGCCTGAGACTTCGTGTAGCAGTGAGGTTCTTGTCAGTATATCCCAAAGATGGTGCAGAAAGCATACGGAAATCTTACtctgatgaatttgagaagttaaAGAGGTCATGCATTTACAAGGATGTCTTCAACTCTCATCAACAGGAGATCCGGCGAACTAATAGAG AGCTTATAGGTGATGAAGATAAAGAGAGGCCCAAAAGTTCTGATAACGAGGAAGATGAAATTGacgctgatgatgatgaggaatTGGATGTGTATGAGACGCTTAATCTG GGTGGTGAGGATGATGAAATCCCTCTGCAACCAGATACAT ATTTAGATATGGAAAACAACTCAAGGACATATTTGCAAGAGCTTTTTGGCAGCTTCCCATCTGTTGTTGGTGGTGATGCAATACAAGCTGCAGACATTAGTGATGGAGAATATCAAATATATGAGCAATTTAGTGATAATAACTACtccgatgatgatgatgatgacgaCGACAATGACAGCTGA